Proteins from a genomic interval of Gadus morhua chromosome 19, gadMor3.0, whole genome shotgun sequence:
- the pax4 gene encoding paired box protein Pax-4 has protein sequence MRRRIIDLATQGVRPSEISKMIRVSNGCVSKILSRFHKTGLLDPKAMGGSRPRLLTSEVVDGIIQCKRKNPTIFGWEIRRKLATQSVCKPSQVPSVSSINRFLRKLHLDRGPMFLETNGTHPDSTLDEACEQEACSDDWKRKDSLIQNRTIYTPRQSNALEQAFSQSQYADMYTREKLSAKIHLPEDKIKVWFSNRRAKWRRETKHQEKSQPAASLHHKVDLSQRNSTGVHNTTPQQTTLREMKTSHALDTQETRESLAWKTLTNYHLLRKKCMGDYEHLPPVTMPSPSPQMNPNEVFPSSLTVNMRNPSCRLAERYPWPVCHHYPASNTLLPFTYNVTQCWNPQGADFSLVPCPTNEGLRLAHHQDMVYE, from the exons ATGCGGAGGAGAATCATCGACCTGGCGACCCAGGGAGTGCGTCCAAGCGAGATCTCCAAAATGATCCGG GTGTCGAACGGGTGCGTCAGTAAGATCCTGAGTCGCTTTCATAAAACGGGACTACTCGATCCGAAGGCCATGGGTGGCAGCCGACCCCGGCTCCTCACCTCGGAGGTCGTTGATGGAATCATCCAGTGCAAGAGGAAAAACCCAACCATCTTTGGCTGGGAAATCCGTAGAAAGCTCGCAACTCAAAGCGTCTGTAAACCGTCCCAGGTTCCAAGT GTGTCCTCCATTAATCGCTTTCTAAGAAAACTTCACTTAGATCGGGGGCCGATGTTCTTGGAAACCAACGGAACCCATCCAG ACTCGACCCTAGACGAAGCGTGTGAGCAAGAGGCATGCAGTGATGACTGGAAACGCAAAGACTCTCTGATCCAGAACCGCACTATTTACACCCCGAGGCAGAGCAACGCACTGGAGCAAG CGTTCTCTCAGAGTCAATATGCAGATATGTACACAAGGGAGAAACTATCAGCGAAAATACACCTTCCCGAGGATAAGATAAAG GTTTGGTTCTCAAACCGACGCGCCAAATGGAGAAGAGAAACAAAACATCAAGAAAAGTCACAGC CAGCTGCATCTTTGCATCACAAAGTGGATTTGTCTCAGAGGAATTCCACTGGggtacacaacaccacccctcaACAG ACCACGCTGAGGGAGATGAAAACCTCTCACGCGTTGGACACTCAGGAGACCAGAGAATCACTTGCTTGGAAGACTCTCACCAACTATCATCTGCTGAGGAAGAAAT GTATGGGGGATTACGAACACCTCCCACCTGTTACGATGCCATCTCCATCCCCCCAGATGAACCCCAACGAAGTGTTTCCCTCCTCACTCACCGTGAACATGAGGAATCCATCCTGTCGCCTGGCAGAGAGATACCCCTGGCCCGTCTGCCACCATTACCCAGCTTCAAACACACTCCTTCCATTTACCTACAATGTGACCCAGTGCTGGAACCCGCAAGGAGCAGACTTTTCATTGGTTCCCTGCCCCACCAATGAGGGGCTGCGCTTGGCTCATCATCAGGATATGGTGTATGAGTAA